In Pirellulales bacterium, one DNA window encodes the following:
- a CDS encoding CAAX prenyl protease-related protein, translating into MNHWRTNPWLVCLLPFVVFMLVGSLEPTPTAEGAIATKSWLDLGIEYRQYPLIYTAKILLTLAAMMFVWPGYRQYTRRLTWLGVAVGVIGAAVWIALATWQRQWMPLVAEKTGIEWFKTLGQRSAFNPLTELSAQPALAYGFLAVRLLGLAVVVPVIEEFFQRGFLMRFAMVEKWWEVPFGNVNRLAVVAGTAVPMLMHPQEAVAALVWFSAVTWLMIRSRSIWDCVLAHAVTNLLLGVYVIASGQWWLM; encoded by the coding sequence ATGAATCACTGGCGAACAAATCCGTGGCTGGTTTGTTTGCTGCCGTTTGTGGTGTTCATGCTGGTTGGCAGTCTGGAGCCGACGCCAACAGCCGAGGGCGCAATCGCCACGAAATCGTGGTTGGACCTGGGAATCGAATATCGCCAGTATCCGCTAATCTACACGGCGAAGATTTTGCTCACCCTGGCAGCGATGATGTTTGTCTGGCCCGGCTATCGGCAATACACCCGGCGGTTAACTTGGTTAGGCGTGGCCGTCGGCGTGATCGGCGCGGCCGTATGGATTGCACTGGCCACGTGGCAACGACAGTGGATGCCGCTAGTGGCCGAAAAAACCGGCATCGAGTGGTTCAAAACGCTGGGGCAGCGGAGCGCGTTCAATCCGCTGACGGAATTGAGCGCGCAGCCGGCGCTGGCGTATGGATTTTTGGCGGTGCGGCTGTTGGGATTGGCGGTGGTGGTGCCGGTTATCGAGGAATTTTTTCAACGTGGATTTTTGATGCGGTTCGCGATGGTGGAAAAATGGTGGGAAGTGCCGTTTGGCAATGTGAATCGGCTCGCGGTAGTGGCGGGCACGGCCGTTCCCATGCTGATGCATCCGCAAGAAGCCGTGGCGGCGCTGGTGTGGTTTTCCGCCGTCACGTGGCTCATGATCCGCAGCCGTAGCATTTGGGACTGCGTGCTAGCCCATGCCGTGACAAATTTGCTGCTGGGCGTGTATGTGATCGCCAGCGGCCAGTGGTGGCTGATGTGA
- a CDS encoding DNA adenine methylase, which yields MSTPCGVHQPISPTAFSQRVDIWHKRTQRTNFLHADFEEIMNMAKKGDLVYCDPPYSHSQTILYGAQTFSLSRLFSAIERCKSRGVYVVLSIDGTKKSGGQMCNIPLPDGLFVQELSLSCGRSMLKRFQMEGKSLESEVVADRLLLTF from the coding sequence ATGTCAACGCCTTGCGGTGTGCATCAACCCATATCTCCGACGGCCTTTTCTCAGCGTGTCGATATCTGGCACAAAAGGACACAACGTACAAATTTTCTGCATGCCGATTTTGAAGAAATCATGAATATGGCCAAGAAGGGTGATTTGGTTTATTGCGATCCGCCATATTCGCACAGTCAAACCATTTTATATGGAGCGCAGACTTTTTCGCTTTCCAGACTGTTCTCGGCGATCGAGCGATGCAAATCGCGGGGAGTGTATGTTGTTCTCAGTATCGACGGGACAAAAAAGTCGGGTGGGCAGATGTGCAACATTCCATTACCCGATGGATTATTTGTCCAGGAGCTTTCGCTAAGTTGTGGTCGATCGATGTTGAAGCGATTTCAAATGGAAGGAAAGTCGCTCGAGTCGGAGGTTGTTGCGGATCGTCTTTTGCTGACTTTTTAA
- a CDS encoding tetratricopeptide repeat protein, translating into MRSFTVARFCLAATLSTVFATLASAQQSSPATGPGNASGAASADAKPAISAADQKIKAAYEKTNSASTLDDFSQIISLCQDGLSEGSTGESAAYARQLEAWAYNRRGEKYSEGNNEKQALKDFEAALALNDKLWKAVQNRGVSRAYLGDTKGALADFDSVIQLNPNYANAWFNRGELKYAQGDVNGALADYDHAIQLQPGDAGFYNSRGHANYRLGNFREALADYNRAVQINPDDALALVNRGDAYREQGIYGAAASDYRDAVRTDSKLGRAYLSTAWLMATCPDPRYRDADKAIAAAQRAIELDGDKDYRYLDTLAAAQASAGKFDDAKTSVHKALNEAPKNEAAHIQQRLDLYESARAYREGAPAEAVKPASANLRAP; encoded by the coding sequence ATGCGTAGTTTCACTGTCGCCCGCTTTTGCCTCGCCGCCACCCTCAGCACGGTGTTCGCCACACTGGCGTCAGCTCAACAAAGTTCTCCAGCAACCGGCCCGGGCAACGCTTCCGGTGCAGCATCGGCCGATGCCAAGCCCGCGATCAGCGCGGCCGACCAAAAAATCAAAGCCGCCTACGAAAAAACCAACTCCGCCTCCACGCTGGACGATTTCAGCCAAATCATCTCGCTTTGCCAGGACGGCCTCAGCGAAGGTTCAACCGGCGAAAGCGCCGCTTATGCCCGCCAGTTGGAAGCCTGGGCCTACAACCGCCGGGGCGAAAAATACTCCGAAGGCAACAACGAAAAGCAAGCCCTCAAAGATTTTGAAGCCGCGCTGGCCCTCAACGACAAATTGTGGAAAGCCGTCCAAAATCGCGGCGTCAGTCGCGCTTACCTGGGCGACACCAAAGGGGCGCTGGCCGATTTCGACTCGGTGATTCAGCTCAATCCCAATTACGCCAACGCCTGGTTTAATCGCGGCGAGTTGAAGTACGCCCAAGGCGATGTCAACGGCGCCTTGGCAGATTACGATCACGCCATTCAGCTCCAGCCTGGCGACGCCGGCTTTTATAACAGCCGTGGGCACGCCAACTACCGCCTGGGCAACTTCCGCGAAGCCCTGGCCGATTACAACCGCGCTGTGCAAATCAATCCCGATGACGCGCTCGCCCTGGTCAATCGTGGCGATGCCTACCGCGAACAGGGCATTTACGGCGCCGCTGCATCCGATTATCGCGATGCCGTCCGCACCGATTCCAAACTCGGCCGCGCCTATCTCAGCACCGCCTGGCTGATGGCCACCTGCCCCGATCCGCGCTATCGCGATGCCGACAAAGCCATCGCCGCCGCACAACGGGCCATCGAGCTCGATGGCGACAAAGATTACCGCTATCTCGATACGTTGGCCGCCGCCCAAGCCAGCGCCGGAAAATTCGACGATGCCAAAACCTCAGTCCACAAGGCCCTGAACGAAGCTCCCAAGAACGAAGCGGCCCACATCCAACAGCGGCTCGATTTGTACGAAAGCGCCCGGGCATACCGCGAAGGCGCCCCCGCCGAAGCCGTCAAACCCGCCAGCGCCAACCTCCGCGCGCCGTAG